CGACGCGGCGGGCCTTGGTCCACTTCCGGGCCCCGGAGCCCCAGGCCTCGTGCACGGGGACGAGGTGGTCGATCTGCACGGTGGAGGCGCTGGTGTGGGTCCTGCCGTCCCAACTGGTCACCCACCTGCCACCCCGGACGGTGCACTTGCGGGAGGTCGTGTAGGTGGCCCGGGCCCTCGTCTCCTGCAGCAGGACCTCGGCGCGGGTGTTCTGGCAGTCGCGGTCGGCGTCGATCCAGTCGCCGAACTGGCGGTCGCGGTCGTAGCCGGAGTTCGACTCGGCGGCCACCGGTAGTGACTTCACCGCGGTGCGCAGCGGGGCGCTGTAGGTGGTGGCCGCCTCGGCGGGGGTCACCCCGAGCAGGACGAACCCGGCGGCGAGCACGCCGGCGACGGCGGCCCGCAGGGTGCGGCGGCCGAGGGGCAGGCCTCGGCGGCGGCCGGCGGAGGGCAGGGCAGGGGAGGGCAGGGCAGTGGCCATGAGGTGCTCCAGGGGGATCAGGATGCGAGGCGCCCGGTGGGTGCCAGGACAGTATGCCCGCTCCCTCGTTTCCTGTCACGACCTGCGACGATGCCGTTCCCTGGAGGGGCCGCGCTCCCGTGGCCCCTCCTGTTGCCCCCCGCGGCCCCTCCGTCGTCCTCCCGTGCCGCCCACGTCGGTCAGAGCGAGACGAGCACCAGGGTCGCGGCGAACACGAGGCCGGAGGCCAGCAGCACCATGGTCGTGTAGCCGAGGATGTCCCGCATCTTCAGCCCCGCGATCGCCAGCAGCGGGATGGCCCAGAAGGGCTGCACCATGTTCGTCCACTGGTCGCCGTAGGACACGGCCATGATCGTGATCGCGGGATCCACGCCGAGCTCGGCGCCCGCCTGCAGCATGATGGGTCCCTGCACGGCGAACTGCCCGCCGCCCGAGGGGACGAAGAAGTTCACCAGGCCGGCGGACAGCAGGGCGAGGACGCCGAAGGTCACCGGGTTCGAGATCGCCACGAAGGCGTCGGAGAAGACCTGGATGAGCCCGGATCCGGTCATGATGCCGAGGATGCCCGCGTACAGGGGGAACTGCAGCAGGATCTCGCCCACGTTGGACGCCGCCTCCTTGGTGAGGTGGATCAGCTCGAAGG
This genomic window from Citricoccus sp. SGAir0253 contains:
- a CDS encoding HNH endonuclease family protein, coding for MATALPSPALPSAGRRRGLPLGRRTLRAAVAGVLAAGFVLLGVTPAEAATTYSAPLRTAVKSLPVAAESNSGYDRDRQFGDWIDADRDCQNTRAEVLLQETRARATYTTSRKCTVRGGRWVTSWDGRTHTSASTVQIDHLVPVHEAWGSGARKWTKARRVAFYNDLGDRRTLSAQTSALNSSKGARGPEQWLPPRNRCAYVGEWVAVKKRWGLTVDSTEKAALTRLAAGCPNVTLTVVRR